In Archangium violaceum, the following are encoded in one genomic region:
- a CDS encoding HmuY family protein yields the protein MMKRIALVLCLAACGGDIQPEPDPDPAPIDGTPTDWFRHTPQADGTVTTVVDATDGAAWRALDLDTSQTVDASTQAAWDLSFQRFHIRTRGGVNGTGGVTVTVVADPFESISTAPASGYREDVADGADSDSEPDNVFETEGGWYSYDVTTHTLSPRAQTYVIRSDAGRYFKLQIQSYYDQAGSPAMLSFRWKQVEPPVQSQTP from the coding sequence ATGATGAAACGCATTGCCCTGGTGCTCTGCCTCGCCGCGTGCGGTGGAGACATCCAACCGGAGCCAGACCCCGACCCGGCGCCCATCGACGGCACGCCGACCGACTGGTTCCGCCACACGCCCCAGGCGGACGGAACAGTGACCACGGTCGTCGATGCAACCGATGGGGCCGCGTGGAGGGCCCTCGATCTCGATACGAGCCAGACCGTGGATGCCTCCACACAGGCCGCCTGGGATTTGTCCTTCCAGCGCTTCCACATCCGGACACGGGGGGGAGTCAACGGCACGGGAGGCGTCACGGTGACTGTGGTCGCGGACCCCTTCGAGTCGATCTCCACGGCGCCCGCCTCGGGCTACCGGGAGGATGTCGCGGACGGCGCGGACTCCGACAGCGAACCGGACAACGTCTTCGAAACGGAGGGGGGTTGGTACAGCTATGACGTGACCACCCACACGCTCTCGCCGCGCGCCCAGACCTATGTCATCCGGAGCGATGCGGGCCGGTACTTCAAGCTCCAGATACAGAGCTACTACGACCAGGCGGGCTCCCCCGCCATGCTCTCCTTCCGGTGGAAGCAGGTGGAGCCGCCGGTCCAATCCCAGACTCCCTAG
- a CDS encoding DinB family protein: MDYTIATGALMSLDPREHVAWSEELRTNMIAMTLSALAEFPSRLEGFYHAFPRELTRWVPDSWEGCPSENLTALEQICHVRDIELDGYHVRFSRLLNETGPVLASLDTYALVKERDYAAAEPPAVFAAFRAARRATVEMLRPLSDEQLARAGTFEGYGPVTVRGLIHYLCSHDQQHLAGLQWLMGKAESARSRTT, translated from the coding sequence ATGGACTACACGATAGCGACTGGCGCCCTCATGTCACTCGATCCGCGTGAACATGTGGCATGGTCTGAAGAGCTCAGGACGAACATGATTGCCATGACGCTTTCCGCATTGGCGGAGTTTCCCTCGCGGCTGGAAGGATTCTACCACGCGTTTCCGCGCGAACTGACGCGCTGGGTACCCGATTCCTGGGAGGGTTGTCCTAGCGAGAACCTGACTGCTCTGGAGCAGATCTGCCACGTGCGTGACATCGAGCTCGACGGCTATCACGTGCGCTTCAGCCGGCTGTTGAACGAGACCGGGCCGGTGCTGGCCTCGTTGGATACCTACGCCCTGGTCAAGGAGCGCGACTATGCCGCCGCGGAACCCCCGGCCGTATTTGCCGCGTTCCGCGCGGCGCGCCGAGCGACGGTGGAGATGCTCAGGCCGTTGAGCGACGAGCAACTTGCCCGCGCGGGAACGTTCGAGGGCTACGGCCCGGTGACGGTGCGTGGGCTGATCCACTACCTCTGCAGCCACGATCAACAGCATCTCGCGGGACTGCAGTGGCTCATGGGCAAGGCGGAATCGGCGCGTTCCCGCACAACGTGA
- a CDS encoding HmuY family protein: protein MKNNLWKTTLLTFALTLGACGTPEPGPQAEAPRCEASPVRCAEQSIDALRLLTTVSTGEIREEGTTPGEFHTYVDARAEGATPKQSYTYTRFTPEGLSRVEVDDQAALASTDWDIAFRRYNIRVNSGVSGPSCIAVAQTPAGTTFDSVNAVDSTWEFRTENYFTESCEVISGEATLGSPETRLGGFWTYQACLAMTGDIFVVRLANGRHVKLEVTHYYDPAPQQTCNQTGKVPQPSGAAQFRVRWAFLP from the coding sequence ATGAAGAACAATCTCTGGAAGACCACTCTCTTGACGTTCGCCCTGACGTTGGGCGCCTGCGGTACACCGGAGCCCGGGCCCCAGGCCGAGGCCCCACGGTGCGAGGCGAGTCCCGTGCGCTGCGCGGAGCAGAGCATCGACGCGTTGAGGCTGCTCACCACGGTGTCCACGGGGGAGATCCGTGAGGAAGGAACGACCCCGGGCGAGTTCCACACCTATGTGGATGCACGGGCGGAAGGGGCCACTCCCAAACAATCCTATACCTATACCCGCTTCACCCCCGAGGGGCTGAGCCGGGTGGAGGTGGATGATCAAGCGGCCCTCGCCTCGACGGATTGGGACATCGCCTTCCGCCGCTACAACATCCGGGTGAACAGCGGTGTGTCCGGCCCCTCGTGCATCGCGGTGGCCCAGACCCCGGCGGGCACGACCTTCGACTCGGTGAACGCGGTGGACTCCACCTGGGAGTTCCGCACCGAGAACTACTTCACCGAAAGCTGCGAGGTCATCTCCGGGGAGGCGACCCTCGGCTCACCCGAGACGCGGCTGGGCGGCTTCTGGACATACCAGGCCTGTCTGGCCATGACGGGCGACATCTTCGTGGTGCGTCTGGCGAATGGGCGGCATGTGAAGCTGGAGGTGACGCACTACTATGACCCGGCACCGCAGCAGACGTGCAATCAGACGGGCAAGGTGCCCCAGCCCAGCGGAGCGGCCCAGTTTCGCGTCAGGTGGGCCTTCCTGCCGTGA
- a CDS encoding ATP-binding protein produces the protein MSQHLPVDLSIPPKTRPYEEAHAPLSILPDDIFAGGGEMGASMRAIDWAATSLGPVESWSQPLRSAVSLSLASRFPILLFYGPELLILYNDASIPIFGRKHPEALGRPSREVWPEIWHIIGPMLEGVLTTGQATWSDDLQLVLDRAGYLEETYFTFSYSPIGLETGRVDGIFAAVNFSTEHVIGERRLRTLRELAEHVGDARSPEEACRQAARTFSANPADVPFTLMYQLDERRTQASLIGASGLEEGGAASPRKVRLEEAGAHGWPLARVVATGRMEVVPHVRELFGNLPGGAWDESPHSAVLLPISQPGQKEPYGVLVAGVSPRRRLDESYRGFLELATEHVASAVANAQAYEAERRRAEQLAELNRAKTTFFSNISHEFRTPLSLMLATLEDALASPQKCLASEELSHVHRNGVRLLKLVNTLLDFSRIEAGRMQASYVSTDLSTLTADLASTFRSAMERAGLRLVVDCPPLPAPTWVDPELWEKIVLNLISNAFKFTFEGEVEVALRWRGPYVELTVRDTGTGITPEELPRIFERFHRVEGARGRSFEGTGIGLALVQELVKLHGGTVRVQSELDRGTTFTVSIPTGNAHLPPERLGTARALVSTAVGASPFLQETAGWTEAAPSPAAVCTPSVTTVPRAAAPLPCSVPREARILLADDNADMCSYTERLLRAQGWEVEAVRDGAAAFEAALARPPDLVLSDVMMPRLDGFGLLRALREDSRTHTVPIILLSARAGEEATVEGLGAGADDYLTKPFSARELVARVGAALTIARMRQEALRREQQYVAEMEAKQRLLDSVLQQMPAGFILTEPSGRMTFHNHQMEGMMRGPLFTTNSLEEFIHYRGFHLDGRPIRPEEWPLARSLLHGEELVDQELLMVRQDGTQALWRVRTSPIRDHENRIIAGVAICQDVTQQKEQEAELRRRVEFEQQIVGIVSHDLRNPINAITLAARTLLWREGLDARAVKSANRILSSAERATRMIRDLLDFTQARLGGGIPLERRPTDLRLLVQQVLEEVGVAWPERRIEVSQRGNTWGEWDSDRMAQVVSNLVTNALKYSPTDTPVRVDLCAEGEAAVLSVHNEGAPIPPDLIPRLFEPLQRGAREMDRASRSIGLGLYIVKHLVEEHGGTVSAQSSQGRGTTFIVRLPREPPPH, from the coding sequence ATGAGCCAGCACCTTCCTGTGGATCTCTCCATTCCACCCAAGACGCGCCCGTACGAGGAGGCACACGCCCCGCTGTCCATACTCCCGGATGACATCTTCGCGGGCGGCGGAGAGATGGGGGCCAGCATGCGAGCCATTGATTGGGCGGCCACGTCACTTGGGCCCGTGGAGAGCTGGTCCCAACCGCTGCGCAGCGCGGTGAGCCTCAGCCTCGCCTCGCGCTTTCCCATCCTCCTCTTTTACGGGCCGGAGCTGCTCATCCTCTACAACGACGCCAGCATTCCCATCTTCGGGCGCAAACACCCCGAGGCCCTGGGCCGGCCGAGCCGCGAGGTGTGGCCGGAGATCTGGCACATCATCGGGCCCATGCTGGAAGGAGTCCTCACCACGGGTCAGGCCACGTGGTCGGACGATCTGCAGCTCGTCCTCGATCGGGCCGGCTACCTGGAGGAGACGTACTTCACTTTCTCCTATAGCCCCATTGGCCTCGAGACGGGCCGGGTAGACGGCATCTTCGCCGCGGTGAACTTCAGCACCGAGCACGTCATTGGTGAGCGGAGGTTGCGCACTCTGCGCGAGCTCGCCGAGCACGTCGGCGATGCCCGCTCGCCCGAGGAGGCCTGTCGGCAGGCCGCGCGCACCTTCTCGGCCAACCCGGCGGACGTGCCCTTCACGCTGATGTACCAACTGGACGAGCGGCGCACCCAGGCCTCCCTGATAGGTGCGTCGGGGCTGGAGGAAGGCGGGGCGGCGAGCCCCCGGAAGGTGCGCCTCGAAGAAGCAGGTGCCCACGGCTGGCCGCTGGCACGCGTGGTGGCCACGGGGCGCATGGAGGTGGTCCCCCACGTGCGCGAGCTCTTCGGAAATCTGCCGGGAGGCGCCTGGGACGAGTCACCGCACTCGGCGGTGCTGCTGCCCATCTCGCAGCCCGGACAGAAGGAGCCCTACGGCGTGCTGGTGGCGGGCGTGTCTCCGCGCCGCAGGCTGGACGAGTCCTACCGGGGCTTCTTGGAGCTGGCCACCGAACACGTGGCCTCCGCCGTCGCCAACGCACAAGCCTACGAAGCCGAGCGCCGCCGTGCCGAGCAACTCGCCGAGCTGAACCGGGCGAAGACGACCTTCTTCTCCAACATCTCCCATGAGTTCCGCACTCCCCTCTCGCTGATGCTCGCCACCCTGGAGGACGCGCTGGCCTCTCCCCAGAAGTGCCTGGCCAGTGAGGAGCTATCCCATGTGCACCGCAACGGTGTGCGCCTGCTCAAGCTCGTCAACACGTTGCTGGACTTCAGCCGCATCGAAGCGGGCCGCATGCAGGCGTCCTATGTCTCCACGGACCTGTCCACCCTCACCGCCGACCTGGCCAGCACCTTCCGCTCGGCGATGGAGCGCGCCGGGTTGAGGCTGGTGGTGGACTGCCCGCCCCTGCCTGCCCCCACCTGGGTGGACCCGGAGCTGTGGGAGAAGATCGTCCTCAACCTCATCTCCAACGCCTTCAAGTTCACCTTCGAGGGCGAGGTGGAGGTGGCCCTGCGGTGGCGGGGCCCGTACGTGGAGCTGACCGTGCGCGACACGGGCACGGGCATCACCCCCGAGGAGCTGCCGCGCATCTTCGAGCGCTTCCACCGCGTGGAGGGCGCGCGAGGGCGATCCTTCGAGGGAACGGGCATCGGACTGGCGCTGGTGCAGGAGCTGGTGAAGCTGCACGGTGGCACCGTGAGGGTCCAGAGCGAGCTGGATCGGGGCACCACCTTCACCGTGAGCATTCCCACGGGAAACGCGCACCTGCCACCCGAGCGGCTCGGGACGGCAAGGGCATTGGTCTCTACCGCAGTGGGAGCCAGCCCCTTCCTCCAGGAAACCGCCGGGTGGACGGAGGCGGCTCCATCCCCCGCGGCCGTGTGCACGCCTTCCGTCACAACCGTCCCGAGAGCCGCGGCCCCCCTGCCGTGTTCCGTTCCGCGCGAGGCCCGCATCCTGCTCGCCGACGACAACGCGGACATGTGCTCCTACACGGAGCGGTTGCTGCGCGCGCAGGGCTGGGAAGTGGAGGCGGTGAGAGACGGAGCCGCAGCGTTCGAGGCGGCCCTCGCCCGCCCGCCGGACCTCGTGCTCAGCGACGTGATGATGCCTCGGCTGGACGGCTTCGGCCTGTTGCGTGCCCTGCGCGAGGACTCGCGCACCCACACGGTGCCCATCATCCTGCTGTCCGCCCGCGCGGGCGAGGAAGCCACGGTGGAGGGACTGGGCGCTGGCGCGGACGACTACCTCACCAAGCCCTTCAGCGCACGCGAGCTGGTGGCCCGCGTGGGTGCCGCGCTCACCATCGCCCGGATGCGCCAGGAAGCACTCCGCCGCGAGCAGCAGTACGTGGCCGAGATGGAGGCCAAGCAGCGGCTGCTGGACTCGGTGCTCCAGCAGATGCCCGCCGGCTTCATCCTCACCGAGCCGTCGGGCCGGATGACATTTCACAACCATCAGATGGAGGGGATGATGCGCGGCCCTCTGTTCACCACCAACTCCCTGGAGGAGTTCATCCACTATCGCGGCTTCCATCTGGACGGCCGCCCCATTCGGCCCGAGGAGTGGCCCCTGGCGCGCTCGCTGCTCCACGGAGAGGAGTTGGTGGACCAGGAGCTGCTCATGGTGCGGCAAGACGGAACGCAAGCACTGTGGCGGGTGAGAACCAGTCCGATCCGGGACCACGAGAACCGCATCATCGCGGGGGTCGCCATCTGCCAGGATGTGACGCAGCAGAAGGAACAGGAAGCGGAACTGCGCCGCCGCGTGGAGTTCGAGCAACAAATCGTCGGCATCGTCAGCCACGACCTGCGCAACCCCATCAACGCCATCACCCTGGCCGCCCGAACGCTGCTGTGGCGCGAGGGGCTCGACGCGCGAGCCGTGAAGTCCGCCAATCGCATCCTCTCCTCCGCGGAGCGTGCCACGCGGATGATCCGCGATCTGCTCGACTTCACCCAGGCCCGCCTGGGCGGAGGCATCCCGCTGGAGCGCCGGCCCACGGACCTGCGGCTGCTCGTGCAGCAGGTGCTGGAAGAGGTGGGAGTGGCCTGGCCGGAGCGACGCATCGAGGTGAGCCAGCGCGGCAACACCTGGGGCGAGTGGGACTCGGACCGGATGGCCCAGGTGGTGTCCAACCTGGTGACCAACGCCCTCAAGTACAGCCCCACGGATACGCCCGTGCGCGTGGACCTGTGCGCCGAAGGCGAGGCCGCGGTGCTGTCGGTCCACAACGAGGGCGCGCCCATCCCGCCCGACCTCATCCCCCGCCTCTTCGAGCCGCTCCAGCGTGGCGCCCGGGAAATGGACCGGGCGAGCCGCAGCATCGGCCTCGGTCTGTACATCGTGAAGCACCTGGTGGAGGAACACGGAGGCACCGTGTCCGCGCAGTCGAGTCAGGGCAGGGGAACGACCTTCATCGTGCGGCTGCCCCGCGAGCCACCCCCGCACTGA
- a CDS encoding ADYC domain-containing protein, which produces MLWGYKPWDSPSEQPGRVREDLFASCLHAKRAAYFVGQGDFASYTRNGTRILVQDAYGIQGKGARLEHLEAVWGPQGAVCLNPENRRRPEVDLPTHPGVKPCTAAGLREGVLATGRLSMHAASR; this is translated from the coding sequence ATGCTGTGGGGGTACAAGCCGTGGGACTCGCCTTCCGAGCAGCCGGGACGCGTACGCGAGGACCTCTTTGCTTCCTGCCTGCACGCCAAGCGCGCCGCGTACTTCGTCGGCCAGGGTGACTTCGCCAGCTACACCCGCAACGGCACCCGGATCCTCGTCCAGGATGCGTATGGAATCCAGGGCAAGGGCGCCCGGCTCGAGCACCTGGAGGCCGTCTGGGGACCCCAGGGTGCGGTATGCCTCAATCCGGAGAACCGGCGCCGTCCGGAGGTGGACCTCCCCACCCACCCGGGAGTGAAGCCCTGCACTGCCGCCGGGTTGCGTGAGGGCGTGCTCGCCACCGGGCGCCTCTCGATGCATGCGGCCTCTCGCTGA
- a CDS encoding DUF6607 family protein yields MPLSASPSWPLQESPWRVLALSTLTLTLACASRPGVSAGSEERPVSSSACDPERDRAAILQMAGNYRVGFAFDETVGLSEGYTLHEPYRAKATEWVEVLEDTPRRISLQHVLVTERDGKRSTLKHWRQDWTFEDTTLLEFRGHRTWERRVLAPHEVTCTWSQAVYEVDDGPRYEGYGRWTHAHGVSAWQSEESWRPLPRREYTKRSDYDVLVTTNRHALTPTGWVHEQDSLKVVLGPNPHALAREHGLNVYTRQPADAASTEASTAWKQTQGFWSEVRDEWRTLFQSHPRFTLRDSVEGKPRYEHLFELEETTAPERRERIRATLESFLETAVSTSTAPAGE; encoded by the coding sequence ATGCCGCTGTCCGCATCCCCTTCGTGGCCGCTCCAGGAAAGCCCCTGGCGTGTCCTCGCCCTGTCCACGCTGACGTTGACGCTGGCCTGTGCTTCACGGCCCGGAGTCTCCGCCGGGAGCGAGGAGCGCCCCGTGTCGTCCTCCGCGTGCGACCCGGAGCGGGACCGGGCCGCCATCCTCCAGATGGCGGGCAACTACCGGGTCGGGTTCGCCTTCGACGAAACGGTGGGATTGAGCGAGGGCTACACGCTTCATGAGCCCTACCGCGCGAAAGCGACGGAGTGGGTGGAGGTGTTGGAGGACACGCCCCGGCGGATATCGCTCCAACATGTCCTGGTGACGGAGCGGGACGGCAAGCGCTCGACCCTGAAGCACTGGCGGCAGGATTGGACCTTCGAGGACACCACGCTGCTGGAGTTTCGCGGGCACCGGACGTGGGAGCGCCGCGTCCTGGCGCCTCACGAGGTGACGTGCACGTGGAGTCAGGCCGTGTACGAAGTGGACGATGGGCCCCGGTACGAGGGCTACGGACGATGGACCCACGCCCACGGTGTCTCCGCCTGGCAGTCCGAGGAGTCGTGGCGTCCCCTGCCCCGCCGCGAGTACACCAAGCGCAGTGACTATGACGTGCTCGTCACCACCAACCGGCATGCCCTGACGCCCACCGGATGGGTGCATGAGCAGGACAGCCTCAAGGTGGTGCTCGGCCCCAATCCGCATGCGCTGGCACGGGAGCACGGGCTCAATGTCTACACACGCCAGCCGGCCGACGCGGCCTCCACCGAGGCGAGCACCGCCTGGAAGCAGACGCAGGGCTTCTGGAGCGAGGTCCGTGACGAGTGGCGGACCCTCTTCCAATCCCACCCGCGCTTCACCCTTCGGGACAGCGTCGAGGGCAAGCCACGCTACGAGCACCTCTTCGAGCTCGAGGAAACGACGGCCCCCGAGCGGCGTGAGCGGATCCGCGCGACGCTCGAGAGCTTCCTCGAGACCGCGGTGAGTACCAGCACGGCTCCCGCTGGCGAGTAG
- a CDS encoding TonB-dependent receptor plug domain-containing protein — protein sequence MDGGVAEEPAAPQTVVTASRSVERLQDTPVAVEVITRKDIEATGARDLAEALGARPGLELRRSFAGTELRVQGMSSEYTLVLVDGERVTGRLGGALDFSRFSTEDIEQVEIIRGPSSVLYGSDAVAGVVNIITRKARRPLGATAQVSLGSLWQLEVDGSVETRGERAGMRLSGGFQRRDGYDLTPDSPATTGSSLEGYQASLRGDLRATESFRLEASAAASRRVQRGVDEGAASALFDRASQNESYEATLSPSLVLSPTGTLQFSGRYSRFRHRYVLDQRNASVLDQVEETHEQMARVGVQLDQGLAQVHQLVVGVEAIGETLDSDRLAGAGRRGRVSLYGQDSWKTPLPVALHVVPGLRLDVDSEFGTVLTPRIAVRLAPVETLTVRASYGHAFRAPSFQEQLIDFENPSVGYVVAGNPTLRPEHSRGATLSAEWRLTSRGLLWTNLFRNDLSDMISVVQDEHSPTLRFTYANISRATVQGAEVGWKQRLPLGAWLDVGYTLISARDIEEDRPLEGQSTHRLTTQLGMRYRPWRLEASLQGALVGPRPYYQDSDGTDRTVMAPAYATLDARLAYGVLETVRAFVAGRNLLNAGDSQYLPIQPRAFHAGLILEL from the coding sequence GTGGATGGAGGGGTCGCGGAAGAACCCGCGGCACCACAAACCGTGGTGACGGCGTCCCGCTCCGTGGAGCGGCTCCAGGACACGCCGGTGGCCGTCGAGGTCATCACCCGCAAGGACATCGAGGCCACGGGGGCGCGCGACCTGGCCGAGGCACTGGGCGCACGTCCCGGCCTGGAGCTCCGGCGCAGCTTCGCGGGAACGGAGCTGCGGGTACAGGGGATGTCCTCCGAGTACACCCTCGTCCTGGTGGACGGCGAGCGCGTGACGGGGCGGCTGGGGGGCGCCCTGGATTTCTCCCGGTTCTCCACGGAGGACATCGAGCAGGTCGAGATCATCCGCGGCCCGTCCTCGGTCCTCTACGGCAGCGACGCCGTGGCGGGCGTGGTCAACATCATCACCCGCAAGGCGCGGCGTCCCCTGGGAGCCACGGCGCAGGTCTCGCTCGGCAGCCTGTGGCAGTTGGAGGTGGACGGCTCCGTGGAGACACGGGGCGAGCGGGCGGGAATGCGGCTCAGTGGCGGTTTCCAACGCCGCGATGGCTACGACCTGACCCCTGACTCTCCCGCGACCACGGGCAGCTCGCTCGAAGGCTACCAGGCCTCCTTGCGCGGAGACCTGCGGGCCACGGAGTCGTTCCGGCTCGAGGCGAGCGCCGCGGCGTCCCGCCGGGTGCAGCGAGGCGTCGACGAGGGCGCGGCCAGCGCGCTGTTCGATCGCGCGAGTCAGAACGAGAGCTACGAGGCGACGCTGTCACCCTCGCTGGTCCTCTCTCCCACCGGCACGCTCCAGTTCTCCGGTCGCTACTCGCGCTTCCGCCATCGCTATGTGTTGGATCAACGCAACGCCTCCGTCCTGGATCAGGTGGAGGAGACGCACGAGCAGATGGCTCGGGTGGGCGTGCAGCTCGACCAGGGTCTGGCCCAGGTGCATCAGCTCGTGGTGGGCGTGGAGGCCATTGGCGAGACGCTCGACTCCGACCGGCTGGCGGGGGCGGGCCGGCGCGGCCGGGTCTCGCTCTACGGACAAGACTCCTGGAAGACGCCCCTGCCGGTGGCGCTCCACGTCGTGCCCGGCTTGCGGCTGGATGTGGACTCCGAGTTCGGAACGGTGCTGACGCCCCGGATCGCCGTGCGGCTGGCGCCGGTGGAGACACTCACGGTGCGCGCCAGCTATGGCCACGCGTTCCGGGCACCGAGCTTCCAGGAGCAGCTCATCGACTTCGAGAACCCGAGCGTGGGGTACGTGGTCGCGGGCAACCCCACGCTGCGACCCGAGCACTCCCGGGGCGCGACCCTGTCCGCGGAGTGGCGGCTCACGAGCCGCGGCCTGCTGTGGACGAACCTGTTCCGCAACGACCTCTCCGACATGATCTCCGTGGTGCAGGACGAGCACTCCCCCACCCTGCGCTTCACGTACGCCAACATCTCTCGCGCGACCGTGCAGGGCGCGGAGGTGGGGTGGAAGCAGCGGCTGCCCCTCGGGGCCTGGCTGGATGTGGGCTACACGCTCATCAGCGCGCGGGATATCGAGGAGGACAGACCCCTCGAGGGACAGAGCACGCACCGGCTCACCACCCAGCTCGGGATGCGATACCGGCCCTGGAGGCTGGAGGCATCCCTCCAGGGAGCGCTGGTCGGCCCCCGCCCCTACTACCAGGATTCCGATGGGACGGATCGAACGGTCATGGCCCCCGCCTACGCGACCCTGGACGCACGACTCGCCTACGGCGTGCTGGAGACGGTCCGGGCGTTCGTCGCCGGCCGCAATCTGCTGAACGCGGGGGACTCGCAATACCTGCCCATCCAGCCTCGCGCCTTCCACGCGGGGCTCATCCTCGAATTGTGA
- a CDS encoding MXAN_6640 family putative metalloprotease: MRLSLLLLLILGARCGGPDGNPPHEALGRELGAELQGGRPTEATAAPPRFAPGEQVESVVSPGGLFRLHFSRSGANAVPVADADGNGVPDSVDTVARTYDAVAVFYSGMGYRLPPGDSGGTGEHGGDERFDVYLVDFAGRADGAFRVEGCLTADLGCSGYMLQENDFAGYGYPSYEHAVATLASHEFFHAVQAAYRTGLGRVAEEGTAVWASEQFEPELDDLERVSPAYLSQADRSLVVDPDGPAQSFSYGASLFFQFLSERLGEGVVLSMWEESVHAPSARWPALLETVLRRDWGMDFDTAFREFAQWNLATGARAREGSGYARGADYSGLVLAARDLPVDEPSVRVAAASTRYFEVPGGTESVSASFDPREGTESAAIHLLVAAVNEHEVLRVVRADGPGILSAQVSARDATHVVVAMVNGRPEGDGRYGRLRISSMTPHEEPSGGCQTAPGALPWALLLTATVWRRSPRRRTT, from the coding sequence GTGAGGCTCTCCCTGTTGCTGCTCCTCATCCTGGGCGCCCGGTGCGGGGGTCCGGACGGCAATCCCCCGCATGAAGCGCTCGGGAGGGAGCTGGGAGCAGAACTCCAGGGAGGCCGACCCACCGAGGCCACGGCGGCTCCACCGCGCTTCGCGCCCGGCGAGCAGGTGGAATCGGTGGTGTCTCCCGGAGGCCTCTTCCGGCTCCACTTCTCTCGGAGTGGGGCCAACGCGGTCCCGGTGGCGGACGCGGATGGGAACGGCGTCCCGGACTCCGTCGACACCGTGGCACGTACCTATGACGCCGTGGCTGTCTTCTACTCGGGGATGGGCTACCGCCTGCCGCCCGGGGACTCCGGTGGGACTGGCGAGCACGGAGGAGACGAACGCTTCGACGTCTACCTGGTGGACTTCGCCGGACGGGCGGATGGGGCCTTCCGGGTGGAAGGATGTCTCACGGCGGACCTGGGTTGTAGCGGGTACATGCTCCAGGAGAACGACTTCGCCGGCTATGGCTATCCCTCCTACGAACACGCCGTGGCGACGTTGGCGAGCCATGAGTTCTTCCACGCCGTGCAGGCCGCCTACCGCACCGGCCTGGGACGCGTGGCGGAGGAAGGCACGGCGGTCTGGGCCTCCGAACAGTTCGAGCCCGAGCTGGACGACCTGGAGCGAGTCTCTCCGGCGTACCTGTCGCAGGCGGATCGCAGCCTGGTGGTGGATCCAGACGGACCGGCGCAGTCCTTCAGTTATGGAGCCTCGCTCTTCTTCCAATTCCTGAGCGAGCGCCTGGGAGAGGGAGTGGTGTTGTCGATGTGGGAGGAGAGCGTGCACGCGCCCTCCGCCCGCTGGCCGGCACTGCTGGAGACGGTCCTGCGCCGCGATTGGGGAATGGACTTCGACACCGCGTTCCGCGAGTTCGCGCAGTGGAACCTGGCCACGGGAGCGCGGGCGCGAGAAGGGAGTGGGTATGCACGAGGCGCGGACTACTCCGGTCTCGTTCTCGCGGCCAGGGACCTCCCGGTGGACGAGCCCTCGGTGCGGGTGGCGGCCGCCTCGACCCGCTACTTCGAGGTACCGGGCGGAACGGAGAGCGTCTCGGCGTCCTTCGACCCCAGGGAGGGCACGGAGAGCGCGGCGATCCACCTGCTGGTCGCGGCGGTGAACGAGCACGAGGTGCTGCGGGTCGTCCGTGCGGACGGGCCGGGAATCCTGTCCGCCCAGGTGTCCGCCCGGGATGCCACACACGTGGTGGTGGCGATGGTGAACGGGCGGCCGGAGGGAGACGGCCGGTATGGACGGCTGCGCATCTCCTCCATGACTCCGCACGAGGAACCCTCTGGTGGCTGCCAGACCGCCCCGGGGGCACTCCCCTGGGCACTGCTCCTGACCGCGACCGTATGGCGACGTTCCCCGAGGCGGCGCACGACCTGA